The Acipenser ruthenus chromosome 27, fAciRut3.2 maternal haplotype, whole genome shotgun sequence genome includes a window with the following:
- the LOC117963806 gene encoding protein-S-isoprenylcysteine O-methyltransferase-like, with product MAGIKFVPEGRASVYSFVLGLGAVCIPLLSAAGSDIAWVQTLLPGIRTKIAIAVYVASVNGLLLVLYKGPVYQVAVRACFLGFAFGCGLLVSFSKTSWGPFGWYMCSLSFFHYSEYLVTAIINPRSLSLDSFLLNHSLEYKVAAVSSWVEFTVEKLLFPELKPLAWLSALGLLMVLIGECLRKSAMLTAGSNFNHIVQNEKAQSHVLVTAGVYSWFRHPSYVGWFYWSIGTQVLLCNPLCVLGYALASWRFFRERIEEEEITLIHFFGEDYLEYKSKVPTGLPFITGIKMEP from the exons ATGGCTGGTATTAAGTTTGTTCCGGAGGGGCGAGCGAGTGTTTACAGCTTTGTCCTGGGTCTCGGTGCGGTCTGCATCCCGCTGCTGTCGGCTGCCGGCTCAGACATTGCGTGGGTGCAGACCCTGCTCCCCGGAATACGCACTAAAATAGCAATCGCTGTGTATGTCGCGTCGGTGAATGGACTGTTGCTAGTCCTGTACAAGGGACCGGTCTACCAG GTTGCAGTGCGAGCCTGCTTCCTGGGGTTTGCCTTCGGCTGTGGTCTGCTGGTGAGCTTCAGCAAGACATCGTGGGGACCCTTCGGCTG GTACATGTGCTCGCTGTCTTTCTTTCACTACTCGGAGTACCTGGTGACAGCGATCATCAACCCGCGCAGCCTGTCCCTCGACTCCTTCCTCCTCAACCACAGCCTGGAGTACAAAGTGGCAGCCGTGTCGTCCTGGGTGGAGTTCACTGTGGAGAAACTGCTCTTCCCAG AGTTGAAGCCTCTTGCCTGGCTCAGCGCGCTGGGGCTGCTCATGGTGCTGATCGGGGAGTGCCTGCGCAAGTCTGCCATGCTCACCGCCGGCTCCAACTTCAACCACATCGTCCAGAATGAGAAGGCGCAGAGCCACGTGCTGGTGACCGCCGGGGTCTACTCCTGGTTCAGGCACCCCTCCTACGTGGGCTGGTTCTACTGGAGCATCGGCACGCAG GTGCTGCTGTGTAACCCGCTGTGCGTGCTGGGATACGCCCTGGCCTCCTGGAGGTTCTTCCGGGAGCGCATCGAGGAAGAGGAGATCACGCTCATCCACTTCTTCGGAGAGGACTATCTGGAGTATAAGAGCAAGGTCCCCACGGGCCTGCCCTTCATCACAGGAATCAAGATGGAGCCCTAA